Genomic DNA from Echeneis naucrates chromosome 23, fEcheNa1.1, whole genome shotgun sequence:
ACAGCCGGCTGCTGTGTCACTGAGGTCATGGAGATAgtggagagagaggtggggcTGAGACCAGCTGATGTGGTGTACGCCTCCTTCTCAGGTCGACCAGTAACTTTAGTGCGCTGTAGAGCCTGGCTGAGGTTTAAAGGGAGAGTGGGATGACCCACCCGAGACCGCCCCCCCCTGCTCCATCGCCTCAGGCCTCGAAACATCCCATAATATAAAAAGAGCATGACAGGACAGGGcacaaagaaagagcagatGGACGAGTAGATCACAAATCGCTCATCTTCCAGTCTGCACACATTTGGATTACGGCCTGGCACCTGGTTGAGACCAAAGATGACTGGACTGGCCACACCCACAGATAGCACCCAGGAAGCCGTGATGAGTCCCAGCTGGCGCAGACTGAACTGGTTCCTGTTGTACTTCAGAGGAATAACCACGGCAATGTACCTTTAAGACCACACAGACATGTGAGACTGCAGCTCGGGTGTACCTCATGTCTATCTTAACTGCTGACTTTGTTTGAACGGCATTATATGGAGTGACAGCACAACCATCGTGAAGATTCTTTCAGATTCTGTCAGATTATCTTAATTTCTCTTAAATTTATCTGCAGGGACCTAAAGGTCTTGGACTAGTTTCAGATCCAGATCACAGAGACAGTGCAGGACAGGTAGACTCACCTGTCCACACTAATGGCACACAGGTTGAGGATGGAGGCAGTGCACAGCATCACGTCCATGGTCATCAGAGCATCACAGACAGAGGTACTCAGAGTCCAGATTCCTCCGAGAAACTGAATAGTATACACACAGAATGATAAACTTCATCAGAGAGTCCCTTTTGGACAAAATGTCTAAAACTGGATTAAACAATTTCCTTATtacacaaatcaaaaatatgTGTAATAACAGAATTATCTGAACGTGTCCTCAGTGTGCCACGAAATGTCACCCTGGTCCTCAGAAACACTGACCTCTGAGTACATGAACAGTGGCAGCACCAGGACGGCCAACAGCAGGTCGGCCACTGCCAGGCTGATGATGAAATAGTTGGTGGCAGTTTTCAGGGAGCGCTCAGTGAGCACGCTCAGACACACCAACACGTTCCCCAGAATGATGACCAGAATCAGAGGAACGCCGAGAACCAGAGCCAGGTAGTTGTAGTCCTTCAGGTGTGTCTCAGCTGGGGGTCTTCCAGGTGTCACAAGGTCCATGATGGAGGTCTCaacacctgaacacagcacagAGTGAGTCCTGCTGTGCTGACACTGTGTAACAGATTGTTGTGATATGAAGTGGAGCAATGTGTCCTCTCACAGCCAATCAGACCACAGATTAGTTCACATTCTGTGATGTTGCTTttcaacagaacaacaaaaacaccaataCTCACAACATCTACTACAACATCAACAATGATGAGACAatatacacaacaaacataTTGTTACTTCAGGAGGGTCTGGACCAATGAGGTCTTGATTTGAAGCAGTAGTCCCCCTTAAGGCACCTGAGGAGAATGTAAGAATATCTGAGTCCAAAGTGCAGTTCTCTGGATCTGAGTCCACCTGAGTCCAGCCCCAAACAACCATTTTTGGTTTAGGACTCACTTCAGGACTTAGGATCGGCTGTGAGTCCTGTTTGGAGGCTGAGATGCAGTTTCGTTGTGATCAGTTTTATGATCAACTTTCTTTCAAtgaaaattgattaaaaaatgtattaatcaaaatataactttaaagagaaaagattCAAACTCACAGTTTAAAACTAACAGCGATGTTATAGGGGAACGTGACGTctgcttcttttcctcctcttgcaGTAAACTCTGTCTTATTTAATCACATAAATTTCCTCTTGCtcttgctcttcttcctctttctctctttcttccctccatTATATCTCTTCTTCTgcacctttttgtgtttttctttgtttcttcacaAACTTTTTTGaacaaactctctctctcgctctctctcctctacTGTCAGCTGGCATCGGTCTTTCAGTCTGGTtatctgttctctgattggctgtcagtGGTGATACAGAAGCCTTCCTCTCAATTTTCCCTCCATCATCTCATCagatatgtattttattttgaagaggtATGAACCGGTCGCTCTTTATGTTAATGTGCTCATTAACATTTGTGAAAGAAGCAGGAGAAAGTTCTTTGATCCTGTTGCCATGGAGGCATCGTCATCAGCGCAGCGTCTCTCCTCCACGATTCATCTCAGAGATGAGTTTGGTCACAGTCAGTTGTGATTGATCAGAAACAGACATGTCATGGTTGTCATCAGACCTTGTTTACTCCAAGACCCTGATGGATTCATTGAAATCACAGAAGCTCTAATTATACtgaacacatacaaacatgttAATGagacaggcacagacacactcacacatctcATTAGTTCTCTCaatgagcacagacacacacgtcaGATGATCtgcatgaacacaacacaaccagaaCACAACACATGGTGTGAGAGACATCTGTCACTGTTTCAAGTGTGTTTACTGGCCACAGTAATTTAacaggaacagtttgtttaccTGTTGGTGTTGTCCCTTTGTGCCCCCATGATTTCTCCAGATGTTTTCGAAAAAAACCCATATTTTTCGATGTAAATAAAATTTGTGTGTTCAGCGTAAAAACATATTACATATTTGTTGTATTGGAGGACAGACTGTAGACCCACTTTGTGTGAAATGAGAATCCTTCAGACTGTAACTGGAGCACAGAGTCTGTTGTTATTGTAACAAAATGCATTATTTCAGACACATCATAGTGAAGATTTGTGTCTTTCGTTCAGACATTAAATTTCAGTTTAATGTGTAATTTcagctgtgtggttgtgtagtTAAGCACAGTTTTTGTAGTTGTGGTTATATGTTTGTGTACTTGAGtaattgtatgtttgtgtatatatgtagtTCTTTAATTGCGCGATTGTGTTGTTGAGTCGTTGTGTGGTTCTGTAGTCCTGTAGTTTTCTTatagttgtgtgtttgctgtcatgAGAGATGATCTCATATTTAAAAAAGCTGTTTATTGATTCTCCAGCTGAAGGTCAAATTCCCAAGATGCATTTCACCAACAAACATCTTgttcccagcagcagcagctgaggctcATGGGTAATCTGatgtattttaatattgaaTGACAGATGAAGATCAGATGATGAAAGCTGGAAGTCTGCAACTGGTCAGTTACTGATTTGGTTTAGTGTAAAGGTTAAATGAAGAAACAAGCAGTCAACACATCACGAGCAGGTTCTGATCATCAGCAGATGCTTCCTGTCACTTCTTTCCATAGCCGAAGGCATCGTTGGTGGAATCTCCAGCCTTCTCATCCCCGACCTGCAGGGAGGAGCTCAGGTTGTCGGTGAGACAGGTGGAGAGCATGCAGCCGTACAGGGTTGACCTGTTGATGCTGAGGGGAAGACAGGAGAAGATGGACAGGTGGACACTTAGCTGTGAGCCAACGTCACACAGATATTTCTCACTGGCTGGACTGAAAGAAGTGGGAGGGAACAAAGCGCAGCTGGTTAATGACCATGCCCTAAAACCTTTGTATCTTATCAGTCAGACCTTCTTTGTGATGTGATCATGATGTCACTATTTCTCTGTAACTTTATGGAGGAGGACCATCAGAGCTGATGGCAGCAACATTGACCTTTGAACTAAAAAATGGTGAATCAcgtcattttcagtttcaatatgttttatttttatattaaaatgtgattttccaTCAGATGGTGACAATGATGTCACCACATCAATAATCATTAATCGCCTATTGGGCTTTTGACTATTGACTTTtccaaggtcagaggtcaaagttcacaaAGTCCTGTAACCTAACATCAGACCTGCAGAGACCATATTACTCACACAGAGGGTGCTGCGACACTGCTGTTGACCACGACGTTcctacagacagacacactgttAGCAGCTTCTGTTAAAACAGCAGGTTTATTCATGTTGTTGGGTCCAACTGAGACCTGAGTGAGGACTGACCCTGTGATGACGTCCAGGGTGGAATTGACACCCAGAGTGGCATTGAGGCCAAGCGTGGCATTAACGCCCAGTGTGACGTTGACGTCCTGATGAGACTCCGGTCTAATAACACAGACACATTGCCAAGAAATatgtttattaaaattaattacattattctaatttctctttgttttctgcatcaCAACAGTATTCAGTGGTTCTGTCCTTTTTCTCTAGCATGCAGGTTATGTTTACATTCTACATGTTGTCATATTTCAGTTGTGTTCAGGTTTCCTTACACTTGCCTGGTTGAGTTGTGCGTGTTATTATCAAGCAAGTGAAGACTGTCCTGATCTTCATGTCTATGCACAATAGCACAAATAACAGCTGAAGTATAcaaaaagtaacacacacaaGAGGTGATATCTACACAcaataatacaaaaacacacacacacacacagaggtagcTCTTGATCAGTAAAAGTTCATGTCTCACCTTAAGTGGTCgagtgaaggaggaagaggaccagcagacacagagatcatcatcatcatcatgtgaaCAAACTTCATTGTGTGATACAGAGTGAGTTCCGTCAGTCTGCACAAATGCAGCTGGTCTCTGATTTAATACTGAACACTCAGCAGATCGGAAGTCAGATTTGACTCTGTGCTTCCTGTCAGCTGACCTTCGGCCTGTCCACAGGATGAGCGATGAAGACCCTCAGTGCTGGTTAAATATTTACCACTGGATGTTATCAGCTGATATGAGCAGCCCTGACCCTGATCATGACTTGGACTCAGACAGATGACATCATTGTGACATCAGCACAATgagagaaacacacatgcacatacaagtTGGGTTTGGGTCACCGTTGGGCGTGGCCTTTGAGCTGACTCCAGACGTCTTCTCTCGTCATTCAATAAACTGCCTTAATTCAGTTCAGCTGAAGGCAATGACAAACctcaacacactgagacacaaatcaataaaaaacacatctgatgAGCAGAATCATCATGCCTCTGAAGTTTGAGGCTGGGTTTGTACAGAaaatgatccaaaaaaaaaaaaaaaaacccaaaaactttCAAACCAACGGCACTATGATGTGGTTATAGGATGTGATTCAGGTTGGGTGTTATACCGTGTTGCACCACAAGATGTCACTGTGTGCACTGTGGGCTCAGTGAAGTGGGGTCCTCTGGGTAATGCTAGCTTCGTTGTGGCTAGTTGAAGTGGCAATAGTGTGTCTACTTGTTGACCGTCTGTGTAGTAGCTCCTGATTAAACGAGCGTGAAGTTACTGCGTGTGAGTCTGTGAACTTCATGACAGACACCATTTATTTCCTCAACATCTATTTAATAAGTTAAtgtgacaaacacagacacaaactgaccGACGGCCCGAACATGCTATTACCATGAGACATTTCCACCTGAGCTGGGAAAACTTCAGATTGTCCAAAAAACTGAACATGACTCAGTCACATGGAAACAGGAATATTTCTACTTCCTTTTTTTACTCAAGGTCAAAGGAAAAAGCACAGACTTGTTtccaaaaggcagaaaaaaagagacattgtGAAGAGGAATGAAAGAGCAACAATCAATACACCCAGATAAACAACAGCTCAGGGACATTTCTATTCATCACTACAAGGAAACATCCTGAGAGTTCGGACAGTTTATCGGAAGTCGTCAGCAGAGAACATGCCCTTGGCCCGGCGCAGGATGGAGTCCTTGGATGCGTCATACGGATGTTCTTTGGATGGGATCTCCAGGACGGCGGGGATCGACTGCATATGAGCGTCAATGGCGTGACGGATCATCTCGGCAATGAACTGGTTGATCAGGATGATACCGATGTCGTTACGCGCCAAAAAGCTCCTGCAAAGAAAATTACAGCTGAGTGAAATGAGCAGAAaccagcagagaaaatggacGAACTCATCAATTTAATATTCCGAAGCAGACCTGCATTAATTGAAACGAACCTCTATTGAATGAAGGAAACGTGTTTAATTTATATCTGATTTAAGTACATCTCAGTCGACAAGATGACATTGAACTGTATAATTTCAGACTCGAACTTGGTAGTTTAAACGTCACACTTACTGACCTCAAATACACAACACTGAAGTGACAACACAAGTCAGAACAATCAATTTGATTAAATTGTGAATTTATCATTacccccaacaccaccaccacctcacacacacgcaaacaataaaaaaaatcaaaacgtGTCGTTAATGGGTATTTATGTGGATACATAGAAAACATGTTGTTCCTGGTGTTACTTTAAAGCTGTtcggagataaaaaaaaaaaaaaaaaaaaaccaacattcACTCAAATTtccaatcaaaataaaatccaactaATTTCTGGAAAACTGCGTCCAGCTGTCTGCCCCaatgtgtgacatcactgaagTCAGCTGATTTGTGGATCGCTGACTTTAGAGCTCTGTGATCGGTCTGAAACGGATCGATCAGAATCCGGTTCGTCCGCGACTCAGACTCTatattcattgatttatttacattttggtgCCAACTCCCATAAAACTGTCTTCTTACTTGAAGGTCTCTTCGATCTCCGTGATGCTCGTGTCTTTTTCCACCACCAAGAAATTCGGTTTCCGGTTTTTGTTCAGTTCACCGATCCCACCGAGCAGGAATCCGGTACAAGTGTCTTCATCCCCGATAACGGCGATCAGCTTCCCGCGGCCCGCCATGACGAAGACTCGGAGAGACGGAGATATGTAGCTTATCCCTGACCTGGACGGATCACGTGAGAGTCAGCTGATTAAGACTTCCGGTTGGTTATCGAGAAGCTCGCGCCTTCTGCTGCTCGGAGACTTCAacgtttcaaaataaatgtttttctccgCTGAAGTTGCTATCCTCGCGACCCGACctcggataagcggatgaaggtggatggatggatgtttttcctccaaacatgATGGAAAAACAGCTCATTGAATTCCATCAGTCTCCTTTTTTATGTCGTTTAATattgaaacaaaatcaaattaaaagaatCTAACGGTAAACCTGGCTTTATGTTGGCTCTTGATTTCTTACGgccaaaaacatttattgtggTTTTAATATGATTAAGAGACAAAGTCACGACCTCATTTTGTTATGAACACATTGTTTGTAGTCCTGGACCAAGACAGgtataaaaacataaaccataaatattcatcatATACAAACAAGAATTCCTCACGTTGTTTACAGTCATTGTCGTATTTTCTTATATATGGGGGGGAAAGGTCTTTTAGGGGTCTAGTAAAACTTTACATTCAGATGCATACATGTAAAAAATCTCCTCGATTTATTACATCTTAgaatataaagataaaatatattacattattaatatgagaaaaaaaattgaaaaagggccatttaaaaaaacaaattcaacaatgtaaaaaacaaactatcattaaataaatagatttaaatATGTTGGTAATGAATCTGTTCAAGTTTCTCCTTTCAGCTGGTTCCAAACCGTCGTATAATTTCCAGCAGCATTTGAAGGCCTCATTGGTCATGTGACAATCATAAGACGGAAGTGCACACAAGCCTCGAAAACATTAGAAGAAGAATGgtgagttttctgttttcaatttttCTTCGTCTGTTTAGAGTCAATCAACGCTGATTAACCTCTTAGCTCATGAgcctgttagcctgttagctccggttgtgtctgtgtctccagaCGACAGCGGCTCTGACTGCGGGTCTGGACCGGATCCCGGACCAGCTCGGGTACCTGGTCATCAGTGAGGACGGAGTTCTGGCTGTGAGTGTTTCCATCCGACCTCGTAAACCGGTGCTGACCCGATCAGAAGCTTCAACTGTCGGACTGCAGTCCCACGTTTATCGGCTGTTTTCAAACTTTGATTTTGGTTCAATTTCTGCTTGAATGTTAGATGCGTCACGATCATTGATGActccaaatataaaaatataaggAATCAATTGCCAGGGAAATATCTCttctatttttaaatttgaatatgCAGCAGGGGTTAACAGCAGTTTGatataaatgacaaaacacaaactccatATAAATGTATATGAGTTAATCACACTCACTGATGCAGGATGTGGTGACTGTCAGTAAAAACGTGTTTTCCTCATTTGTCAGATACTGCTGTACACAGAAACTTGTGGTGAGGGACGTCAGTCCAGGAATGGGCGTCCCTGTTACTAATCTTCTCCTGTAAAATTGGTGTAGGGGATTATTGTAGAAATGTGTTGGATATTAATTAAGGATCTTAAAATAAGCAACCAACCTCACTCATGTTTCCCTGTTCATAGCAGCAGAACGCTTATCATTAAGAACTACAGAAGGTGTGAATAGTTTTAAACAACTTAGTTTTTCAGTCATTGATCTA
This window encodes:
- the drd4-rs gene encoding dopamine receptor D4 related sequence, with amino-acid sequence MVVWGWTQVDSDPENCTLDSDILTFSSGVETSIMDLVTPGRPPAETHLKDYNYLALVLGVPLILVIILGNVLVCLSVLTERSLKTATNYFIISLAVADLLLAVLVLPLFMYSEFLGGIWTLSTSVCDALMTMDVMLCTASILNLCAISVDRYIAVVIPLKYNRNQFSLRQLGLITASWVLSVGVASPVIFGLNQVPGRNPNVCRLEDERFVIYSSICSFFVPCPVMLFLYYGMFRGLRRWSRGGRSRVGHPTLPLNLSQALQRTKVTGRPEKEAYTTSAGLSPTSLSTISMTSVTQQPAVEGVKGPMTTEMDRISDRRERVRRGDGLMKTRRSRSRSRVSGRERKAMKVLPMVVVVFLACWMPFFIIHVTKVLCSSCNISPTLISVVTWLGYFNSAVNPIIYTAFNPEFRKFFQKLLCCQT
- the atp6v1f gene encoding V-type proton ATPase subunit F, which encodes MAGRGKLIAVIGDEDTCTGFLLGGIGELNKNRKPNFLVVEKDTSITEIEETFKSFLARNDIGIILINQFIAEMIRHAIDAHMQSIPAVLEIPSKEHPYDASKDSILRRAKGMFSADDFR